From a region of the Mus pahari chromosome 12, PAHARI_EIJ_v1.1, whole genome shotgun sequence genome:
- the Eif4a2 gene encoding eukaryotic initiation factor 4A-II isoform X1, translating into MSGGSADYNSREHGGPEGMDPDGVIESNWNEIVDNFDDMNLKESLLRGIYAYGFEKPSAIQQRAIIPCIKGYDVIAQAQSGTGKTATFAISILQQLEIEFKETQALVLAPTRELAQQIQKVILALGDYMGATCHACIGGTNVRNEMQKLQAEAPHIVVGTPGRVFDMLNRRYLSPKWIKMFVLDEADEMLSRGFKDQIYEIFQKLNTSIQVVLLSATMPTDVLEVTKKFMRDPIRILVKKEELTLEGIKQFYINVEREEWKLDTLCDLYETLTITQAVIFLNTRRKVDWLTEKMHARDFTVSALHGDMDQKERDVIMREFRSGSSRVLITTDLLARGIDVQQVSLVINYDLPTNRENYIHRIGRGGRFGRKGVAINFVTEEDKRILRDIETFYNTTVEEMPMNVADLI; encoded by the exons ATGTCTGGTGGCTCCGCGGATTACAACAG CAGAGAACATGGCGGCCCAGAGGGAATGGACCCCGATGGTGTCATCGAG AGCAACTGGAATGAAATTGTTGATAACTTTGATGATATGAATTTAAAGGAGTCCCTTCTTCGAGGCATCTATGCTTATGGTTTTGAGAAGCCTTCAGCTATTCAGCAGAGAGCCATTATCCCTTGTATCAAAG GGTATGATGTGATTGCTCAAGCTCAGTCAGGTACTGGCAAGACAGCCACATTTGCTATTTCCATCCTGCAACAGTTGGAGATTGAGTTCAAGGAGACCCAAGCACTAGTATTGGCCCCCACCAGAGAACTGGCTCAACAG ATCCAAAAGGTAATTTTGGCTCTTGGAGATTATATGGGAGCAACTTGTCATGCTTGCATTGGAGGAACAAATGTTCGAAATGAAATGCAGAAGTTGCAGGCTGAAGCCCCTCATATTGTTGTTGGTACTCCAGGGAGAGTGTTTGATATGCTAAACAGAAGATACCTTT CTCCAAAATGGATCAAAATGTTCGTTTTGGATGAAGCAGATGAAATGTTGAGCCGAGGGTTTAAGGATCAGATCTATGAGATTTTCCAAAAATTAAATACAAGCATTCAG gttgtGTTGCTTTCTGCCACAATGCCAACTGATGTGCTAGAGGTGACCAAGAAATTCATGAGAGATCCAATTCGAATTCTGGTGAAGAAGGAAGAATTGACCCTTGAAGGaattaaacaattttatattAATGTTGAGCGAGAG gagtggAAACTGGACACTCTTTGTGACTTGTATGAGACTTTGACTATCACACAAGCAGTTATTTTTCTCAATACAAGGCGCAAGGTGGACTGGCTCACGGAGAAAATGCATGCCAGGGACTTCACAGTTTCTGCTCTG CATGGTGACATGGACCAGAAGGAAAGAGATGTCATCATGAGGGAATTTCGATCAGGGTCAAGCCGTGTTCTGATCACTACTGACTTGTTG GCTCGTGGGATTGACGTGCAACAAGTGTCCTTGGTTATAAACTATGATCTACCTACCAATCGTGAAAACTATATTCACAG AATTGGCAGAGGGGGTCGATTTGGGAGGAAAGGTGTGGCTATAAACTTTGTTACTGAAGAAGACAAGAGGATTCTTCGTGACATTGAGACTTTCTACAATACTACAGTGGAGGAAATGCCCATGAATGTGGCTGACCTAATTTAA
- the Eif4a2 gene encoding eukaryotic initiation factor 4A-II isoform X2: MSGGSADYNREHGGPEGMDPDGVIESNWNEIVDNFDDMNLKESLLRGIYAYGFEKPSAIQQRAIIPCIKGYDVIAQAQSGTGKTATFAISILQQLEIEFKETQALVLAPTRELAQQIQKVILALGDYMGATCHACIGGTNVRNEMQKLQAEAPHIVVGTPGRVFDMLNRRYLSPKWIKMFVLDEADEMLSRGFKDQIYEIFQKLNTSIQVVLLSATMPTDVLEVTKKFMRDPIRILVKKEELTLEGIKQFYINVEREEWKLDTLCDLYETLTITQAVIFLNTRRKVDWLTEKMHARDFTVSALHGDMDQKERDVIMREFRSGSSRVLITTDLLARGIDVQQVSLVINYDLPTNRENYIHRIGRGGRFGRKGVAINFVTEEDKRILRDIETFYNTTVEEMPMNVADLI; this comes from the exons ATGTCTGGTGGCTCCGCGGATTACAACAG AGAACATGGCGGCCCAGAGGGAATGGACCCCGATGGTGTCATCGAG AGCAACTGGAATGAAATTGTTGATAACTTTGATGATATGAATTTAAAGGAGTCCCTTCTTCGAGGCATCTATGCTTATGGTTTTGAGAAGCCTTCAGCTATTCAGCAGAGAGCCATTATCCCTTGTATCAAAG GGTATGATGTGATTGCTCAAGCTCAGTCAGGTACTGGCAAGACAGCCACATTTGCTATTTCCATCCTGCAACAGTTGGAGATTGAGTTCAAGGAGACCCAAGCACTAGTATTGGCCCCCACCAGAGAACTGGCTCAACAG ATCCAAAAGGTAATTTTGGCTCTTGGAGATTATATGGGAGCAACTTGTCATGCTTGCATTGGAGGAACAAATGTTCGAAATGAAATGCAGAAGTTGCAGGCTGAAGCCCCTCATATTGTTGTTGGTACTCCAGGGAGAGTGTTTGATATGCTAAACAGAAGATACCTTT CTCCAAAATGGATCAAAATGTTCGTTTTGGATGAAGCAGATGAAATGTTGAGCCGAGGGTTTAAGGATCAGATCTATGAGATTTTCCAAAAATTAAATACAAGCATTCAG gttgtGTTGCTTTCTGCCACAATGCCAACTGATGTGCTAGAGGTGACCAAGAAATTCATGAGAGATCCAATTCGAATTCTGGTGAAGAAGGAAGAATTGACCCTTGAAGGaattaaacaattttatattAATGTTGAGCGAGAG gagtggAAACTGGACACTCTTTGTGACTTGTATGAGACTTTGACTATCACACAAGCAGTTATTTTTCTCAATACAAGGCGCAAGGTGGACTGGCTCACGGAGAAAATGCATGCCAGGGACTTCACAGTTTCTGCTCTG CATGGTGACATGGACCAGAAGGAAAGAGATGTCATCATGAGGGAATTTCGATCAGGGTCAAGCCGTGTTCTGATCACTACTGACTTGTTG GCTCGTGGGATTGACGTGCAACAAGTGTCCTTGGTTATAAACTATGATCTACCTACCAATCGTGAAAACTATATTCACAG AATTGGCAGAGGGGGTCGATTTGGGAGGAAAGGTGTGGCTATAAACTTTGTTACTGAAGAAGACAAGAGGATTCTTCGTGACATTGAGACTTTCTACAATACTACAGTGGAGGAAATGCCCATGAATGTGGCTGACCTAATTTAA
- the Eif4a2 gene encoding eukaryotic initiation factor 4A-II isoform X3 yields the protein MLMVLRSLQLFSREPLSLVSKIQKVILALGDYMGATCHACIGGTNVRNEMQKLQAEAPHIVVGTPGRVFDMLNRRYLSPKWIKMFVLDEADEMLSRGFKDQIYEIFQKLNTSIQVVLLSATMPTDVLEVTKKFMRDPIRILVKKEELTLEGIKQFYINVEREEWKLDTLCDLYETLTITQAVIFLNTRRKVDWLTEKMHARDFTVSALHGDMDQKERDVIMREFRSGSSRVLITTDLLARGIDVQQVSLVINYDLPTNRENYIHRIGRGGRFGRKGVAINFVTEEDKRILRDIETFYNTTVEEMPMNVADLI from the exons ATGCTTATGGTTTTGAGAAGCCTTCAGCTATTCAGCAGAGAGCCATTATCCCTTGTATCAAAG ATCCAAAAGGTAATTTTGGCTCTTGGAGATTATATGGGAGCAACTTGTCATGCTTGCATTGGAGGAACAAATGTTCGAAATGAAATGCAGAAGTTGCAGGCTGAAGCCCCTCATATTGTTGTTGGTACTCCAGGGAGAGTGTTTGATATGCTAAACAGAAGATACCTTT CTCCAAAATGGATCAAAATGTTCGTTTTGGATGAAGCAGATGAAATGTTGAGCCGAGGGTTTAAGGATCAGATCTATGAGATTTTCCAAAAATTAAATACAAGCATTCAG gttgtGTTGCTTTCTGCCACAATGCCAACTGATGTGCTAGAGGTGACCAAGAAATTCATGAGAGATCCAATTCGAATTCTGGTGAAGAAGGAAGAATTGACCCTTGAAGGaattaaacaattttatattAATGTTGAGCGAGAG gagtggAAACTGGACACTCTTTGTGACTTGTATGAGACTTTGACTATCACACAAGCAGTTATTTTTCTCAATACAAGGCGCAAGGTGGACTGGCTCACGGAGAAAATGCATGCCAGGGACTTCACAGTTTCTGCTCTG CATGGTGACATGGACCAGAAGGAAAGAGATGTCATCATGAGGGAATTTCGATCAGGGTCAAGCCGTGTTCTGATCACTACTGACTTGTTG GCTCGTGGGATTGACGTGCAACAAGTGTCCTTGGTTATAAACTATGATCTACCTACCAATCGTGAAAACTATATTCACAG AATTGGCAGAGGGGGTCGATTTGGGAGGAAAGGTGTGGCTATAAACTTTGTTACTGAAGAAGACAAGAGGATTCTTCGTGACATTGAGACTTTCTACAATACTACAGTGGAGGAAATGCCCATGAATGTGGCTGACCTAATTTAA